A stretch of the Clostridiales bacterium genome encodes the following:
- a CDS encoding helix-turn-helix transcriptional regulator: protein MARPRIIFSEYRNYELPADFPILALHGDNWLISPVQSPRLHFHNCVEIGLCRRGSGEMIIGEDHLSFSEGTVTFVAPHVHHTTWSSPDSHSLWSYLFVDYARLLDSMALELPNYQDFTELVINGGLMLRPDTDPWAEPLVSGLIREVVDCKPGYKTSVRGLLLSMAVYLLRNAPKENAGVQPRTGVLTPALDYIRTNYAEDFYIESLAELCHLSPTHFRRLFLQQLGTTPLDFLHQVRIATSCSMLLTSTDSIAEVATAVGYSSLSCFNRHFLRFMGTSPSRWRHADDENVRRSVLTFTGWVQPETSDEILQKNAEPAFS from the coding sequence ATGGCCAGACCGCGGATCATCTTTTCTGAATACCGGAATTATGAGCTTCCGGCAGATTTCCCGATCCTTGCCCTGCACGGGGACAACTGGCTCATCAGCCCGGTGCAGAGCCCGCGGCTGCATTTCCATAACTGCGTGGAAATCGGCTTATGCCGCCGCGGCAGCGGGGAGATGATCATCGGCGAGGATCACCTTTCCTTCTCCGAGGGCACCGTCACCTTTGTCGCGCCCCATGTGCACCACACCACCTGGTCCTCCCCGGATTCCCACAGCCTGTGGAGCTACCTGTTTGTGGATTATGCCCGCCTGCTGGACAGCATGGCCCTGGAGCTTCCGAACTACCAGGACTTCACCGAGCTGGTCATCAACGGCGGCCTGATGCTCCGTCCGGATACCGATCCCTGGGCGGAACCCCTCGTCTCCGGCCTCATCCGCGAGGTGGTGGACTGCAAACCCGGCTACAAAACCAGCGTCCGCGGGCTCCTTCTCTCCATGGCGGTCTACCTGCTTCGCAACGCGCCAAAGGAAAACGCGGGCGTCCAGCCCCGTACCGGGGTCCTGACACCCGCGCTCGATTACATCCGTACGAATTACGCGGAAGATTTCTATATTGAGTCCCTGGCGGAGCTGTGCCACCTGAGTCCGACGCACTTCCGCCGCCTGTTCCTGCAGCAGCTCGGCACCACGCCGCTGGATTTCCTGCACCAGGTGCGCATCGCCACCAGCTGCTCCATGCTGCTCACGTCCACGGACAGCATCGCGGAGGTCGCCACCGCCGTGGGCTATTCCTCCCTCAGCTGTTTCAACCGGCATTTCCTCCGGTTCATGGGCACTTCACCGTCCCGGTGGCGCCATGCGGACGATGAGAACGTCCGCCGCTCCGTGCTGACGTTCACCGGCTGGGTCCAGCCGGAAACCTCCGACGAGATCCTGCAGAAAAACGCGGAGCCCGCGTTTTCCTGA
- a CDS encoding sugar ABC transporter permease, with the protein MRTRLYFKDNWQMYLMILVPIIFVFLFKYAAYPGLRVAFMNYKPAKGFEGSEYVGFQIFEKIFKDRDFLRALKNSLVFNFLDLLVGFPVPIILALLLNELRFPRYKKLTQTVLYLPHFLSWVIIGSVALSLFKPQTGLVNILLRDLLGWVDKGVPFLTEKWHWGATYLLIGVWQNMGWGSIIYLAAITGISPDLYEAATIDGAGRWRKIWNVTLPCIRGTMVTLLIMNLGRVMGSNFERLDSLGNVQVKEFQYQLAIYTYEKGLAGGNFSRATAVGLFQSLVGLILVLASDRAAKALGEDGLL; encoded by the coding sequence ATGAGAACCCGCCTGTATTTCAAGGACAACTGGCAGATGTATCTCATGATCCTGGTTCCGATTATTTTCGTTTTCCTGTTTAAATACGCTGCCTACCCGGGCCTGCGCGTTGCCTTCATGAACTACAAGCCGGCCAAAGGCTTTGAAGGAAGCGAATACGTCGGTTTCCAGATTTTTGAGAAGATTTTCAAGGACCGGGACTTCCTCCGGGCGCTGAAGAACAGCCTGGTGTTCAACTTCCTGGACCTGCTGGTCGGCTTCCCGGTACCGATCATCCTGGCCCTGCTGCTGAATGAGCTCCGCTTCCCGCGGTACAAGAAGCTGACCCAGACGGTGCTGTACCTGCCGCACTTCCTGAGCTGGGTCATCATCGGCAGCGTGGCGCTGAGCCTTTTCAAACCCCAGACCGGCCTCGTCAACATACTGCTGCGGGATCTCCTGGGCTGGGTGGACAAGGGCGTTCCTTTCCTGACGGAAAAGTGGCACTGGGGCGCGACCTACCTGCTGATCGGCGTATGGCAGAACATGGGATGGGGATCCATCATCTACCTGGCGGCCATCACCGGCATCAGCCCGGACCTGTATGAAGCGGCAACCATCGACGGCGCCGGCCGCTGGCGCAAAATCTGGAATGTGACGCTGCCGTGCATCCGCGGCACGATGGTGACCCTGCTGATTATGAACCTCGGCCGGGTAATGGGCAGCAACTTTGAACGGCTGGATTCCCTGGGCAACGTCCAGGTGAAGGAATTCCAGTACCAGCTGGCCATCTACACCTACGAGAAGGGACTTGCGGGCGGCAACTTCAGCCGGGCCACGGCGGTCGGCCTGTTCCAGTCCCTGGTAGGCCTGATCCTTGTACTTGCGTCCGACCGGGCAGCGAAAGCGCTCGGCGAGGACGGACTGCTGTGA